Sequence from the Candidatus Hydrogenedentota bacterium genome:
TTGGCACCCATGGATTTTATCTCGGTTAATGACCCGGAAGAAGCGGATCTTATCCTCTTGAACACCTGTTCTGTTCGCGCCAATCCGGAAAATAAAGTCTACAGTTTTTTAGGCGCACTTCGTCCGCTCAAAGAACGCAAGCCGGGGCTCATTATTGGCGTCGCCGGGTGCGTGGCTCAGCAAGTGGGTAAATCCTTGTTAAAACGTGCTCCCCACGTAGATTTTGTGTTAGGCCCGGACAATCTTTTTCGGCTGCCGGAGTTTGTGGAAGATGCAAGTCATGGCAAACGAGGTTGTTACACAGATTGGCAGACTTGGGAAGGATCTGTCAGCGAATTTGTTCCGGAAGTTTGGCAAGAACAGGGGCGTGTTGAGGGATTGCGGGGATATATCGCCATCACAAAAGGCTGCAACAATTATTGCAGTTATTGCATCGTACCGCACACGCGAGGCCGTGAAGTGTCCCGTTCCCCGGAAGGTATCTTGCGCGAAGCACGCTCCATGATTAAGAATGGCGCGAAAGAAATCTGGCTCTTGGGACAAAATGTGAATTCTTATCAAGTGGGAGAGGACTATGGCTTTTATGAATTGTTGGATGAACTGTCCCATTTGGAAGGCTTGTTGCGGCTGCGCTTCACCTCACCCCATCCCCGCGACTGGAACGATAGATTGTCAGATTTAATGGCCGCTCGCCCCGTTCTTTGTAACTATGTTCATTTACCTTTTCAAGCGGGATCAGACACAATACTGATGGTGATGCGGCGTAAGCACAGCATAGCTGATTATTTGCGGAAGATTGACTACCTGCGCCGCGTTATTCCTACCGTAGAAATTAGTACGGATTTAATTGTGGGATTTCCCGGTGAGACAGACGAGGATTTTACATGCACTTTGCAGGTCTTGGAAGAAGTGCGCTTCAGTCAGGTCTTTCCATTTAAATATTCGGTACGACCGGGCACACGAGCCGAATCATTGGAAGATGATGTGCCGCGCAAGGTCAAAGAAGAACGGCTTGCTCAAGTGATCAGCTTGCAGGAAAGCATTAATAAAAAAGCACAAGACGACCTCGTTGGCTCGCAACAAACGGTACTTTTAGAAGACACAAACAAACGTAAAGAAGGCTTTTATAATGGGCGCACTGATGGATTTCGCGCCATTACCGTAGCCGGTGACGGCTTGTCTATAGGAGCGCTTGTCCATGTCTG
This genomic interval carries:
- the miaB gene encoding tRNA (N6-isopentenyl adenosine(37)-C2)-methylthiotransferase MiaB, which gives rise to MSKSVYIKTYGCQMNEHDTQRMFGMLAPMDFISVNDPEEADLILLNTCSVRANPENKVYSFLGALRPLKERKPGLIIGVAGCVAQQVGKSLLKRAPHVDFVLGPDNLFRLPEFVEDASHGKRGCYTDWQTWEGSVSEFVPEVWQEQGRVEGLRGYIAITKGCNNYCSYCIVPHTRGREVSRSPEGILREARSMIKNGAKEIWLLGQNVNSYQVGEDYGFYELLDELSHLEGLLRLRFTSPHPRDWNDRLSDLMAARPVLCNYVHLPFQAGSDTILMVMRRKHSIADYLRKIDYLRRVIPTVEISTDLIVGFPGETDEDFTCTLQVLEEVRFSQVFPFKYSVRPGTRAESLEDDVPRKVKEERLAQVISLQESINKKAQDDLVGSQQTVLLEDTNKRKEGFYNGRTDGFRAITVAGDGLSIGALVHVCVTGCKGHWLHAEKL